From a single Cyclobacterium marinum DSM 745 genomic region:
- a CDS encoding NHL repeat-containing protein: protein MKSENKKEGLLAQAYYSGFELAHDTYQAMSCASDGKIYYVLSSESVTKAGQLYSFDPETEKIEWLADLSEACGEETSNTLPQGKSHVPFFEKDGKLFFGTHIGVYEMIDDMERLPVNPMNGVEPYLGGHFLSFDIKSKEVEDLGIVPDGEGVLTMTMDTKRNQIYALTWPTGNFLHFDLNTSKMKDFGPISEKGEAGIVGDDYRVLCRSLLVVPDTGDLFYTTSNGDIFCYNPENGEGPSKLQDVHMRRDYFGAYDPKVPGNMGYNWRRIFWHAEDNVAYGIHGNSNYLFKFDPKSAKIELIDRLSSLPSKKMGMFDQFSYGYLGFDLGPDNETLYYLTGGPISDRPPIDGTKKIAKGAAKELENLHLVTYHLPTGTYKDHGPAFYEDGGIPTYVNAIAIDKNKNVYTMARMQMPFGEIQDLVKIHYPES from the coding sequence TTGAAATCAGAAAATAAAAAGGAAGGGCTTTTGGCTCAAGCCTACTATTCAGGCTTTGAATTGGCCCATGATACTTATCAGGCGATGAGTTGTGCCTCAGACGGGAAAATTTATTATGTATTGTCTTCAGAATCTGTAACTAAAGCCGGTCAGTTGTATAGCTTTGATCCGGAGACTGAGAAAATTGAATGGTTGGCTGATCTTTCAGAGGCTTGTGGAGAAGAAACTAGCAATACTTTACCGCAAGGAAAAAGTCACGTTCCTTTCTTTGAAAAAGACGGAAAATTGTTTTTTGGAACGCATATTGGAGTTTATGAAATGATCGATGATATGGAACGGCTCCCTGTCAATCCAATGAATGGTGTTGAACCCTATTTGGGAGGTCATTTCTTGAGTTTTGATATAAAAAGCAAAGAAGTAGAAGATCTTGGAATTGTTCCCGATGGAGAAGGGGTTTTGACCATGACCATGGATACCAAGCGAAACCAGATTTATGCACTCACCTGGCCAACAGGTAATTTTTTGCATTTTGATTTGAATACTTCAAAGATGAAGGATTTCGGTCCAATTTCAGAGAAAGGTGAAGCAGGAATTGTAGGTGATGACTATAGGGTTTTATGCAGGTCTTTATTGGTTGTTCCCGATACAGGGGATTTGTTTTATACTACTTCCAACGGGGATATTTTTTGCTATAACCCAGAGAATGGAGAGGGCCCGTCAAAGTTGCAAGACGTACATATGAGAAGAGATTACTTTGGAGCTTATGATCCCAAAGTTCCCGGAAATATGGGCTACAATTGGAGAAGAATTTTCTGGCATGCGGAAGATAATGTGGCGTACGGGATTCATGGTAATTCAAACTACCTTTTTAAATTCGATCCGAAAAGTGCAAAAATTGAATTAATTGATAGGTTGTCCTCGTTACCATCTAAAAAAATGGGTATGTTTGATCAGTTCAGCTATGGATACCTGGGCTTTGACTTGGGGCCTGATAATGAAACTTTGTACTACCTCACAGGTGGGCCAATAAGTGATAGGCCTCCAATTGATGGAACCAAGAAAATTGCAAAAGGGGCTGCAAAAGAGCTTGAAAATTTGCATTTGGTAACCTACCATCTGCCTACAGGTACTTACAAAGACCATGGTCCGGCTTTTTATGAGGATGGTGGCATCCCCACTTATGTAAATGCCATAGCCATCGATAAAAATAAAAATGTTTATACCATGGCAAGAATGCAGATGCCATTTGGTGAAATTCAGGATTTGGTGAAAATTCATTATCCTGAATCATAA
- a CDS encoding ATP-dependent Clp protease ATP-binding subunit, producing the protein MEAKFSNRVKEVISLSREEALRLGHDYIGTEHLLLGMIREGEGVAVSILKKLGVPLDELRNAVERAVKGTANHNVKNLANIPLTRQSEKVLKITYLEAKIFKSQLIGTEHLLLSILRDEDNIATQILQKFDATYDTVKEMLEFQTDQTPRSGTEADDPDEEGSKLFGASGGSSGGSKGAAEKSRTPVLDNFGRDLTRMAEEDKLDPIIGREKEIERVAQILSRRKKNNPILIGEPGVGKTAIAEGLALRIIQKKVSRVLFNKRVVTLDLASLVAGTKYRGQFEERMKAVMNELEKSPNVILFIDELHTIVGAGGASGSLDASNMFKPALARGEIQCIGATTLDEYRQYIEKDGALARRFQMVMVDATSPEETVQILENIKDKYEDHHNVTYTPEAIQACVNLSDRYISDRFLPDKAIDILDEAGARVHINNIHVPENILKLEEEVEKIKIEKNRVVKSQKYEEAAQLRDKEKKLLEQLENAKAKWEEESKTKRYAVEEDNVAEVIAMMTGIPTRRIAQNEGAKLLNMGEELKGKVVGQDDAIKKLTKAIQRTRVGLKDPKKPIGSFVFLGPTGVGKTELAKMLATYLFDKEDALVRIDMSEYMEKFSVSRLVGAPPGYVGYEEGGQLTEKVRRKPYSVVLLDEIEKAHPDVFNILLQVLDDGVLTDGLGRRVDFRNTIIIMTSNIGVRDLKDFGAGIGFASKAKEENMDEVMKSTIQNALKKAFSPEFLNRLDDVVIFNSLNKEHIHKIIDINLKKLFARITDLGYTIELSEKAKDFLSEKGYDKQYGARPLNRAIQKYLEDALAEEILKGELSEGDVILADYSGEGDELEIRVNNKEKAD; encoded by the coding sequence ATGGAAGCAAAATTTTCAAACAGAGTAAAAGAGGTGATCTCTCTTAGCCGCGAAGAAGCTTTGCGCTTGGGTCATGATTACATCGGTACAGAACACCTCTTGTTAGGAATGATTCGTGAGGGTGAAGGTGTAGCTGTTTCCATTCTAAAGAAGTTAGGTGTACCATTGGACGAGTTGAGAAACGCGGTTGAGCGTGCAGTGAAAGGTACGGCCAATCACAACGTAAAAAATCTTGCCAATATTCCCCTGACCAGGCAATCAGAAAAAGTACTGAAAATAACTTATTTGGAAGCTAAGATTTTCAAAAGCCAGTTGATAGGGACAGAACATTTATTGTTGTCAATTTTAAGGGACGAGGACAATATTGCCACGCAGATCCTTCAAAAGTTTGATGCTACCTATGATACAGTTAAGGAAATGTTAGAATTTCAAACCGACCAAACGCCTAGATCAGGTACTGAGGCAGATGATCCCGATGAAGAAGGTTCTAAATTATTTGGTGCTTCAGGAGGTTCATCCGGAGGATCGAAAGGCGCTGCAGAAAAATCCAGGACACCTGTTTTGGATAATTTCGGAAGGGACCTAACCCGTATGGCCGAGGAGGACAAGCTTGACCCAATCATCGGCAGGGAAAAAGAAATTGAAAGAGTGGCCCAAATTCTTTCCAGAAGAAAGAAAAACAATCCGATTTTAATTGGGGAACCGGGTGTGGGTAAAACAGCCATTGCTGAAGGTTTGGCACTTCGAATTATCCAGAAAAAAGTTTCCAGAGTTTTGTTCAACAAAAGAGTGGTAACCTTGGATCTGGCATCACTTGTTGCAGGGACTAAATATAGGGGACAGTTTGAGGAGCGAATGAAAGCTGTGATGAATGAGTTGGAAAAGTCTCCAAATGTGATCTTATTTATCGATGAGTTACATACAATCGTTGGCGCCGGTGGGGCCAGTGGATCTCTGGATGCTTCCAATATGTTCAAGCCTGCACTTGCAAGGGGTGAGATACAATGTATAGGTGCCACTACTTTGGACGAATACAGACAATATATTGAAAAAGATGGCGCTTTGGCGAGAAGGTTTCAGATGGTGATGGTTGACGCCACCTCTCCTGAAGAAACGGTTCAAATCCTTGAGAATATCAAAGATAAATACGAAGACCATCACAATGTAACCTATACACCCGAAGCTATTCAGGCATGTGTCAATCTTTCTGACAGATACATCTCTGATCGATTCCTTCCTGATAAGGCCATTGATATATTAGATGAAGCCGGAGCTAGGGTGCATATCAACAATATTCATGTTCCTGAAAATATTCTTAAACTCGAGGAAGAGGTTGAAAAAATTAAAATTGAGAAAAACAGGGTTGTAAAAAGCCAAAAATACGAAGAAGCGGCTCAACTTAGAGATAAGGAGAAAAAGCTTTTGGAGCAATTGGAGAATGCCAAAGCCAAGTGGGAAGAAGAAAGCAAAACCAAGCGTTATGCAGTAGAAGAGGACAATGTCGCTGAGGTAATTGCCATGATGACAGGTATACCTACCCGAAGAATTGCCCAAAATGAAGGGGCCAAGCTTCTGAATATGGGTGAAGAGTTGAAAGGTAAGGTTGTGGGGCAAGATGATGCCATCAAGAAATTGACCAAAGCCATACAGCGGACAAGAGTAGGTTTGAAAGACCCTAAAAAACCGATAGGTTCCTTTGTATTCCTAGGGCCTACAGGTGTAGGAAAGACGGAATTGGCAAAAATGCTTGCTACTTATCTGTTTGACAAGGAAGACGCTCTTGTGAGAATTGATATGTCGGAATACATGGAAAAATTCAGTGTTTCTCGACTGGTTGGAGCACCTCCGGGCTATGTAGGCTACGAGGAAGGTGGGCAATTGACAGAAAAAGTCAGAAGAAAACCTTATTCTGTAGTCTTACTGGATGAGATCGAAAAAGCGCATCCCGATGTATTCAATATCTTATTGCAAGTATTGGACGACGGAGTTTTGACAGATGGTCTTGGAAGAAGGGTAGATTTTAGAAATACCATTATCATTATGACTTCCAATATTGGAGTTAGAGACTTAAAGGATTTTGGTGCAGGCATAGGTTTTGCCTCCAAGGCGAAAGAGGAGAATATGGACGAGGTAATGAAGTCCACCATCCAAAATGCGCTCAAAAAGGCATTTAGTCCTGAATTTTTGAATAGGTTAGATGATGTAGTGATATTCAACTCTTTAAATAAAGAACATATCCATAAAATCATTGATATCAATTTGAAGAAATTGTTTGCCAGAATTACTGACTTGGGCTATACCATTGAACTGTCAGAGAAAGCTAAAGACTTTCTTTCCGAAAAAGGATATGACAAGCAATATGGTGCCAGGCCTTTGAATAGAGCCATCCAGAAATACTTGGAAGATGCGCTTGCTGAAGAAATACTCAAAGGAGAATTATCTGAAGGAGATGTTATTCTAGCAGATTATTCCGGAGAAGGAGATGAGCTCGAAATTAGAGTAAATAATAAAGAGAAAGCTGATTAA
- a CDS encoding DegT/DnrJ/EryC1/StrS family aminotransferase yields MKYTRRDFVKTNAIVGTGAMMGFNFAVPNVKPALTGGKPVRTASWPKWPKWNPETDEPRVLEVLRSGVWSRSEVVKEFENKWAKTTGSKRCVTVVNGTNALIASLTQAGIGGGDEVLVSSYTFIASVAAILQTGAMPVFVDSDPETFQLDPKEIKKKINNRTRAILPVHILGLPADMDSIMAIAKQNNLIVVEDACQGWLAEYDHKKVGTFGLAGCFSFQNSKNLPMGEGGAIVSDNDEFMDKCFSYHNYGYPYGSLVGAVNQGAVMAGTKIRLTEYQAAIGLSQLKRLDEETRLRETNANYLKEQLQGIPGISTYVLYPKVNRAVFHLFPFRFHSEGFKGLSRDVFIKALRAEGIPCSSGYTPLNDKLYLKDAFSSKNYKRMYQPEELDFEKFVAENQCPITDKLCNEEAIWLSQSMLLGSQTDMDDIANAIKKIHENVEELLNYKG; encoded by the coding sequence ATGAAGTACACCAGAAGAGATTTTGTTAAAACCAATGCCATTGTAGGTACTGGAGCTATGATGGGTTTCAATTTTGCAGTACCAAATGTAAAACCTGCGCTCACGGGTGGCAAGCCAGTTCGTACTGCTTCTTGGCCAAAATGGCCTAAGTGGAATCCCGAGACAGATGAGCCCAGAGTTTTAGAAGTCCTTAGAAGTGGGGTTTGGTCTAGGTCCGAAGTAGTGAAAGAGTTTGAAAATAAATGGGCAAAAACTACAGGATCAAAAAGATGTGTTACTGTCGTTAACGGTACCAATGCGCTTATAGCCTCATTAACCCAGGCGGGCATTGGGGGTGGAGATGAAGTGTTGGTGTCTTCTTATACCTTTATTGCGAGTGTAGCTGCCATATTACAGACAGGAGCCATGCCGGTATTTGTAGATTCAGATCCTGAAACCTTTCAACTTGACCCCAAGGAAATAAAGAAGAAAATAAATAACCGGACCAGAGCGATTTTGCCGGTACATATTTTAGGTTTACCGGCAGATATGGACAGTATCATGGCCATAGCCAAGCAGAATAATTTGATTGTTGTGGAAGATGCATGCCAGGGTTGGTTGGCAGAATATGACCATAAAAAGGTTGGGACTTTTGGTCTCGCCGGATGTTTCAGCTTTCAGAACTCCAAAAATTTACCGATGGGAGAAGGGGGAGCCATCGTAAGTGATAATGATGAGTTCATGGACAAATGCTTTTCTTATCATAACTATGGGTACCCTTATGGGTCTTTGGTTGGGGCAGTTAATCAGGGGGCAGTAATGGCTGGAACGAAAATCAGGCTTACGGAATACCAAGCGGCCATTGGGTTGAGTCAATTAAAACGACTGGATGAGGAAACCAGATTGAGAGAGACCAATGCAAATTACCTCAAAGAACAATTGCAAGGTATTCCCGGAATAAGTACATATGTGTTGTACCCAAAAGTAAACCGCGCAGTATTTCACCTATTCCCTTTTCGATTTCATTCTGAAGGGTTTAAAGGGCTTTCCAGAGACGTTTTTATCAAAGCTTTGCGAGCAGAGGGCATACCCTGTAGCAGTGGTTATACACCTTTGAATGATAAATTGTACTTAAAAGATGCATTTAGCTCTAAAAACTACAAGCGAATGTATCAGCCTGAGGAATTGGATTTTGAAAAATTTGTGGCTGAAAATCAATGTCCTATAACTGATAAACTGTGTAATGAAGAGGCCATCTGGCTTTCGCAAAGCATGTTATTAGGGAGTCAAACAGATATGGATGATATTGCCAATGCAATTAAAAAGATCCATGAAAATGTTGAAGAATTACTTAACTATAAAGGATAA
- a CDS encoding L-threonylcarbamoyladenylate synthase gives MAAVFIKLYPENPDPRKISQVIDVLQKGGVIIYPTDTVYGMGCDIFNQKAIERIGLIKGVKPKKEHFSFICYDLSNISEYTRSLSTPVFKLMKKALPGPFTFILAANNKVPKLLNSKKKTVGIRVPDHSIPRLLVKELGQPILTTSIRDEDDVIEYSTDPELIYEKYKDLVDVVIDGGYGNNVASTVVDCSSDQIEVIREGLGEISEIM, from the coding sequence ATGGCGGCGGTATTTATCAAATTGTATCCTGAAAACCCTGATCCGAGAAAGATCAGTCAGGTAATTGATGTTTTGCAAAAAGGGGGGGTGATCATTTATCCAACCGATACAGTCTATGGCATGGGCTGTGATATATTCAATCAAAAAGCCATTGAGCGGATAGGCTTAATTAAGGGAGTAAAACCAAAAAAAGAACATTTTTCTTTTATTTGCTATGACTTAAGTAATATCTCAGAGTATACAAGATCTTTGAGTACGCCCGTTTTTAAATTAATGAAAAAGGCACTTCCCGGGCCATTTACATTTATTTTGGCGGCGAATAATAAAGTGCCTAAATTGCTAAATAGCAAGAAAAAAACTGTTGGGATAAGAGTTCCTGACCACAGCATACCACGCCTGCTTGTAAAAGAGTTGGGCCAGCCCATTTTAACCACTTCTATCAGAGATGAGGATGATGTCATTGAGTACAGCACTGATCCGGAGCTTATTTATGAAAAGTACAAGGACCTAGTGGATGTAGTTATTGATGGCGGTTATGGAAACAATGTTGCCTCCACAGTAGTGGATTGTTCCTCGGATCAAATTGAAGTAATAAGGGAAGGATTGGGGGAAATTTCGGAAATAATGTGA
- a CDS encoding WbqC family protein: MTKESKVLTTDLLYLPPLAYFVAINGASEIHVYTNAKLNRQSYANKAEVLLANKRETLTVPVHGLRKRLAIKNVKIDYHQKWLNVHLRGIKSAYGKSPFFEYFYDDLEQIYLRKPEFLIDLNLELLTLCLKFLRWNVSLVVKEEEERSSQENDLRGLIHPKSLIDKGEFYKPSPYVQIFGADFVPNLSIVDLLFCEGPAANEVLNLSRK, encoded by the coding sequence ATGACCAAGGAAAGTAAGGTATTGACGACCGATTTATTGTATTTGCCTCCTCTGGCATATTTTGTTGCAATAAATGGAGCCAGTGAAATACATGTGTATACCAATGCAAAACTGAATAGGCAATCCTATGCAAACAAGGCAGAGGTACTTCTGGCCAATAAAAGGGAAACCCTAACTGTGCCGGTACATGGTTTAAGAAAGAGGCTTGCAATAAAAAATGTGAAAATAGATTACCATCAGAAATGGTTGAATGTTCACCTGAGAGGAATAAAAAGTGCTTATGGAAAATCACCATTTTTTGAGTATTTTTATGATGACTTGGAACAAATATATTTGCGAAAGCCTGAATTTTTAATAGATTTAAACTTGGAATTACTGACACTTTGTCTTAAATTTTTACGATGGAATGTCAGTTTGGTAGTAAAGGAGGAAGAAGAGCGTAGTAGCCAAGAAAACGATTTGAGGGGCTTAATTCACCCTAAGTCTCTGATAGACAAGGGGGAATTTTATAAACCATCGCCCTACGTGCAAATTTTTGGCGCAGACTTTGTTCCTAACCTCTCCATTGTGGATTTGTTGTTTTGTGAAGGTCCGGCGGCTAATGAAGTTTTGAACCTTTCCCGAAAATAA